One Ornithinicoccus hortensis genomic window, TCATCATCGCCTTCTGTTTCGGCGGCCTGCTCGAGGCGCTGGCCGGCTTCGGTGCCCCGGTCGCGATCACCGGCGTGATGCTGATGGCGGTGGGCTTCACCGCGATGCGGGCGGCCTCGGTGGTCCTGATCGCCAACACGGCGCCGGTGGCCTTCGGCGCCATCGCCATCCCGATCATCACGGCAGGCAACCTGACCGGCATCGACTACCAGCACATCGGCGCGGTCGTCGGACACCAGACCCCGTTCCTGGCCGCCTTCGTCCCGCTCTTCCTCGTGCTCCTCGTCGACGGTAAGCGTGGGGTGCGGCAGTTGTGGCCGCTGGCCCTGACCGTGGGTGTCGTCTTCGCCGTCGCCCAGTTCGTGTCGGCCAACCACATCTCGGTGGAGCTGACCGACATCATCGCCTCCCTGGCCGGGCTGGCCGCCGCCGTGCTGCTGCTGCAGGTCTGGAAGCCCCAGGGCGGGCAGGACGCGCTGGAGAAGATGCGCGTGGAGCGGGTCGACGAGGCAGCCGACCCGGTGGACACCGAGGTGATCGGCGGTGGCGTCGCCACCGCGGCGCGGACGGAGACCACCCTCACCGGCAGCCGGGTCTTCCTGGCCCTGTTCCCCTACCTGCTGGTCATCGTGATCTTCTCCGCCGCCAAGCTGTGGGGCTGGCTGAACGGCCTGCTCGCCGGGACCGACGTCAAGATCCCGTGGCCCGGCCTGGACGGCAACATCTCCACGGCGGCGGGGGAGGTCTCCGGCAGCACGGTCTACAACTTCCAGTGGCTGTCCTCGCCCGGGACCCTGTTGCTGATCACCGGTGTCGTCGTGGCGGCGGTCTACCGGCTCTCCGCGGCCGATGCCCTCGCCGTCTACCGGGAGACCCTGGTGAAGATGCGTTTCGCCATCCTGACCGTCGGGTCGGTGCTGGCCCTGGCATACGTGATGAACCAGTCGGGTCAGACGATCACGATCGGCACCTGGATCGCCGGCACGGGGGCGGCCTTCGCCTTCCTCTCGCCCGTCCTCGGGTGGCTGGGCACCGCGGTGACCGGCTCCGACACCAGCGCCAACGCGCTCTTCGCCACCCTGCAGCAGACCGCCGCGGAGCAGGCCGGGATCGACCCGGCCCTGCTGGTGGCGGCGAACACCTCCGGCGGGGTGGTTGGCAAGATGATCAGTCCGCAGAACCTGACCATCGCGGCGACCGCCGTCGGCCTGGTCGGCCGGGAGTCGGAGATCTTCCGCAAGGTCATCTGGTGGAGCCTGGGGATGCTGTTGGCCCTGTGCATCCTCGTCGGCCTGCAGTCCACCGTCCTCTCCTGGATGATCCCGACCCAGTAGGCAGCAGCGGATTCCACTAGGTTCACCCTCAAGCTCAACCGTCCAGCAAAGGAGCACCATGGTCCAGCGACAGGTCCCCAACCCGGCCGAGATCTTCGAGCTGATGAAGTTCAAGAAGCTCGAGCTCAACGGCAAGAAGCGCCGGCTCCAGTCGGCCCTGACCATCGAAGACCTGCGCCGTATCGCTAAGCGGCGTACCCCTGCCGCCGCCTTCGACTACACCGACGGCGCGGCCGAGGGCGAGATCTCGCTGGCGCGGGCGGTCCAGGCGTTCGAGGACGTCGAGTTCCACCCGGCCATCCTCAACGACGTCTCCGAGGTGAACACCTCGACTCAGGTGCTGGGCGGCAGCTCCGCGCTGCCGTTCGGCATCGCCCCGACCGGGTTCACCCGGTTGATGCAGACCGAGGGCGAGGTGGCCGGCGCCGGCGCCGCCGGGGCGGCCGGGATCCCGTTCACCCTCTCCACCCTGGGCACCACCTCGATCGAGGACGTCAAGGCGGCCAACCCGCACGGCCGCAACTGGTTCCAGCTCTACGTGATGAACCAGCGCGAGATCTCCTACGGGTTGGTCGAGCGGGCCGCCAAGGCGGGTTACGACAGCCTCTTCTTCACCGTCGACACCCCGGTGGCCGGGGCGCGGTTGCGGGACACCCGCAACGGCTTCTCCATCCCCCCGCAGCTGTCCCTGGGCACGATCGCCAACGCCTCGGTCCGGCCGTGGTGGTGGTACGACTTCCTGACCACCCCGGGCCTGGAGTTCGCCTCCCTGTCCGAGACCGGCGGGACCGTCGGCGAGCTGTTGAACTCCGCGATGGACCCGACGATCAACTTCGATGACCTGGCCGAGATCCGCGAGATGTGGCCGGGCAAGCTGGCGATCAAGGGTGTGCAGACGGTCGAGGACGCCAAGAAGCTCACCGGGCTCGGCGTGGACGCGATCCTGCTGTCCAACCACGGCGGTCGCCAGCTGGACCGCGCCCCGGTGCCGTTTCACCTGCTCCCCGAGGTGGTGCGGGAGGTCGGCCAGGACGTCGAGGTCATGGTCGACACCGGGATCCGCAACGGTGCCGACGTGGTGGCCTCGCTCGCGCTCGGGGCGAAGTTCACCCTGATCGGCCGGGCCTACCTCTACGGGCTGATGGCCGGTGGGCGCGAGGGTGTGGACCGCACCATCGAGATCCTGGCCGACCAGGTGCGCCGCACCATGAAGCTGCTGCAGGTGCGCACCGTGCAGGAGCTCAACCCCTCCCACGTCACGCAGCTGGTCCGCTTCAACCGGGTGGGCGCACGGGAGGGCGCGTTCCGGGCGTAGTCCGGGGGAGCGCCGGGCAGGTCAGCGCGGCTGGCTGATCTCGCCCGGCTCCTCCGCGTCGCGGGTGCCCTGGCTGCGCCGCAGGGTGCGGGCGCCCAGCAGCGAGAGCGCCATCGCGGCTGCGGCCGCGCCGACGGTGACCGCGAAGGCCGGGTGGTGCCCGCCCCAGTCGGCCAGTCGGCCGGCCAGGCTCGAGCCGAGCGCGTAGCCGAGCCCGGTCGTGGCCGCCAACACCGTCATCGCGGCCCCGAGCCGGCTCACGGGCGTGATCCGCTCCGCCAGGGTGAAGGTGGTGATCATCGAGGGGGCGATCGCCACACCGAGCACCAGGAGTGCGGCTGACAGCCCGCCCAGACCCTGGACCGCCAGCAGCGGCAGCGCGAGCACGGGCAGCGCCGTGGTGAAGACCCGCAGCCGGCTCTCGTAGCGGAACGTCTCGGGGACGGCCACCACCGCCAGCCCCGCAGCGACGCTGCCGATGCCGAGCAGCGCGTGGAACAACCCGGTCAGGCCGGGTTCGCCGGCGTCGGTGGCCAGCACCGAGGTGCCGGTCTGCACCGACCCGAAGATCATCCCGATCGAGAGTTGCACGGTGGCCAGGACGACCAGGGCGGGGGTGAGCAACCGGCCCCGCCCCGCCTCGCCCGGACGGGCAGGCTCGACCAGCCCCGCCGTCGGGTGCACCGCGAACCAGGTGCCGAACGCCGCCAGGAGCGCGGCGGCGGCCAGGATGGCGGCCCCCGGGTCCAACACCGCCGCGACGACGCCCACCAGGGCGGGTCCGAGCACGAAGGACGCCTCGTCGGCGGCGCCTTCGTAGGAGAAGGCGGCATCGACCACGTCGCGTCGCTCCACGCCGCGCCGCCGGCTGATCGGGCGCCACCGGACCCGGGCCATGGTGCCGACCTGCGGGGTGAAGGCACCGGCGACGGCGCCGACCGCGGCGAGCGGCCACCAGGGGTCTCCCGGTTGGTACAGGGACGCCAGCAGGACCAGGGCGGTCAGGCCGGCGGACCCGACGACGGCCTGGACGAGCAGCACGGGACGTTGGCCGAGGCGGTCGGTGAGTGCCCCGGCGACGGGGGAGCCGATCGCGTTGGCGATTGCCAACGCGCCGGCCGTGGCCCCACCCGCCCCGTAGGACCCGGTGACGCCGCTGACCAGCAGCAGGGTGCCCAGCTGGGACATGGCGAGGGGGAGGCGACCGAGGAAGGCCACGACGACATACAACGGGCCGGTGAGGGCGAACAGGCGGCGGTAGGACGCCACTGGTGACAAGGCTTCTCCTGGGAGGGTGCGGCGGGCTGCACCATCCCACCCCTGGCGCTCTAACCCTGTGCGCGCACCATTCTACCGGTCCCCGGCGGTCCCGTGCCCACCTTCCGCGCCGTCGTCGCCCTCCAACGGCACCACCGGCTCACCCTCGGCCCGTCGCGGGTCCTGGTGGAAGGTTCGCACCGCCCGGGCCAGGCCGAGCAGCGCGAGGTTCACCAGGACCGGCAGGTAGCCGATGAACTGGGCGTCGAGGAGCTGGAAGAACTGGACGACGAGCAACTGCAGCAGCAGCGCCGCCTCGAAAGCGGTCAGCGCCGGTCCGACCCGGTCCCGGCGCCAGAGCCACAGCCCGACCAGGGCGACGACCGCCGAGGCCACCGCGGAGCCGAGGTAGACCGTGTTGCGGACGGTGGGGGCACCGGCGAACGCCCAGGTCGGTGCCACCAGCGAGAACAGCGCGAAGGCGACGAACAGGAACACCGCCGCCTTGCGGACCAGCGCGATCTTGGGCAGCGCGACGACCGCCCGCCGGAGCGCGCCGTAGCCGCCCGCCAGCCACGAGCCGTTCGGTGTCTGGACCGGCAGCGACTGCAGCGTCTCCACCAACGCCCGCGCCATCGGGTCCCCGGGGCCGACCTCCCGCAACAGGGTGAGGGCGCGCTCCCGCTCGGCGGTGTCCAGATCGTGGGCGGCGGACTCCTTGAGCAGCTCGACCGCGTTGACCACCCGCTCCCGGTCGGCCAGCGGCCGTCGCCGCACCGCGACGTCGACCACCAAGTACAGCGCCACGAAGGTGCCGTAGATGATCGCCGCGACCGGCTCGTAGAAGTAGTTGTTGTCCCCGGTGACGAACTTGCCGACCTCGTCGATGAACATCCCGAACCCCACGCCCCCCACGAACGCGGCCGCCGTGCGCACCCGCCGGCTCAGGAAGAGCAGGCACAGCAGCAGCCCGACGAGCATGCCGAGGCCGCCCCACAGCAGGTGCGCCAGGTGCAGGGTGCCCCCACCGATCTGCGGGTAGTCGGCCAGCTCCAGGTAGATCCGGGTCACCGCGATCGAGGCCACCGCGCTGACCAGGAAGATCTCGAACCGGTCACCGCCCTCGGCATCGCGGACGGGGAGTCGCGAGTAGGCGGCGCGGGCAGCCGGTCGGCCGGGCTGGTCCCTCATCGGCCCAGGGTATGCCGAGAGCCGCCCGGGACGTGCCCGGACGGCTCTCGCGTGGTGCTGGTGTGCAGCGGGGGGATCAGCCCTGTCGGCCCCTGCCGCGCGCCGCCTTGGCGGCCTGCTGGGCGACCTGGGTCGCCTGCTGCACCACCTGCTCCTGCCCGCCCTCGGACGGGCCGGGGCGCAGGGCCCTGCGCGCCCGGTCGGTCGACTCCGACTGGATCTGCGGCAGCAGCTGGGCCATCAGCAGCGTGGACAGCGCGGAGCTGTCGCCCTGCTGGCCGTCGGTGTGCACGATGACCGGCCGCGGGGCGGACTCGGCCAGCTGGGCGCCAACGTCCAGGCGGCGCCGGGCCAGCTCGTACTCGAGCACCGCCCGGTTGTCGCGGTAGGCGGTGGCGAGCTGCTCCTGCGCCTTGGCCTCACCCTGGGCGGCCACCAGGTTGGTGCGCGCCCGGGTCTCGATCTCGTACTTGACCTTCTGCGCCTCGGTCTCGCGCTCCTCCAACATCTGGGCGACGTCCTTGCGGGCCTTGTTCAGGGCCGCGCTGACCTCGACGATCTTGGCGTCGCGGACCTTCTTGGACCGCTCGATCTCCATCAGCAGGGTGTCGATCCGGCGCTTGCGAGCCAGCTCCCACTCCTTCTCGTAGGCGACGAGCTCCTTGGAGACCCGCTCCCGGGTGGACAGGTGCTCGCGGTACTGGTCGGGCAGCTGCACGTCCGGGATGTTGCAGCCCATGATCTGCACGCCGTAGCGGGTCAGCTGCCGGTTGAGCAGCTCCTGCATGTCCTTGACGTCGCTGCCGCGCAGGTCGTAGGCCCGCTCGGTGTGGACCTGGCGGCTGCGCTGCCGGATCGCGTCCTGCACCGAGTTGGACAGCACCAGGTCGAAGTTGCCGGCGCCGATGGTCTGCACGAAGCGGATCGCGTCGATGATCCGGAACCGCAGGAAGAACTCGATCGACTTCAGCGGCACGTTCTCGTGCGTCGGGCTGGACAGGACGGGTGCGGCATACGGGATCTCGGTGGTCACGTCGACCACGTAGGCGACCCGCGCCCACGGGTGCCACAGGTAGTGCCGACCCGGGGACAGGCCCGGCCCGGAGATGGCACCGAACTTGGTGAGCACGCCCACGGTGCCCTCCTCGATCTCCACGATCGAGGAACGCCACCACCACAGGGCCGAGAGCAGGATCGAGACGACCGCCACGGCGATCGCCACGCCCCCGAGCCCGCCGTGGTCCGAGGCGATCAGCATGATCCCGCTGAACAGCGCCCAGAGGGCGAACCAGAGCAGGGTGACCCACCGCAGGCCGCGGGAGTCCTTGGGGATGACGACGGGCACCACGGCGCCCTGCTCGCCACCGCGCAGCAGCCGCGCGACGTCGCCCCACCCGGCCAGGGCCTCCTTGATCGAGGACATGCCCTGACCGCGCATCATCTGTTGCGCCTGGGCGGCGCCGGTCTGCTCACTCATTGTTGCCCTCCTCCGGGTTGGTCACGCCGCGCATCTGCTGACGGCTGCGCTCGATGAACTGCTGGGCACGGCTCTGGCCCGCCGAGGGCGGCTGGCCCTGGTCGGGTGCGCCCTGGCCCGGTGCGGCCTGACCGGGACCACCCAACCGCGGGTCACCCTGCTGGGGCCCGACGGGGGCGAACCCCTGACCGCGGCCGCCCTGCTGCGGGCCGTTCGGGCCGTTCGGACCGCCCTGGGGCGGACCACCGACCGGAGGCATCCCCGGCGGGGGCTGCTGACCCGGGTGACCGGCCGGCGCCTGCGGACCGCCGTGTCCCTGCGGACGTCCCTGGTGCTGCTGACCGCCGGCGCCCTGGCCGGGGGCAGGCTCCCGGGTCACTTCCTCCCGGGTCTGCGGAGCCCGCTCCTCGGGGGCCCTCTCCTGGTGAGCCGTCTCCTGGGGAGCCGCCGCCTGGGGAGCCGCCGCCTCGGGCGCCGACCCGTCCTCAGGTGCGGTCACGGACCGGCGGATCTCCTCCATCCGGTCCTCCCCGGGCACGGCGGCCTCCTCGCCCTCGGACACGATCTCGACCGTGGTCTCCTCCGGCGGCTCGAGCAGGTGCTCGATCTCGTCGGAGCGACCCTCGATCCGCTCGGCGATCTCGTTCTTGCGGGTGCGGATGCCCTCCATGTCCTCGCTGGTGAACAGCTTGTCCTCGGAACCGCCGACGAGGCCCCGGGCGATGCCCAGGAAGTCGACGCCCTCGCTGTCGCCGCCCACGCGGACGATCTGCGGCAGGGAGTCGGCCAGCGACTCGAGCTTGTCGAGCACGTCCCGCTGGTAGCGGTAGTCCAGGATCTCCGGCGCCAGCGCCGCGCTCATCGCGCGGATGTCGAGGGCCTGCGCCTCCAACAACGCCGCGTTGGCCTGGGCGGTGGACTCCGCCTCGACGAAGCGCTGCCGGGCCATCGCGTCGGCCCGGTTGGTCTCCCGCTCCAGGGCGGTGTCCATCTGGGCCTGATAGCGCGCCACGTCGGCCTGGATCGCCGAGAGCGACTCGTTGAGCGAGGCGAGGTCCTTGTTCAGGTCACCCTCGTTCTGCTCCTTGCGCAGGTTCAGTTCGTACTCGTAGGTGTAGGCCTCCTTGGCCACCCGCACCATCTCGGGGGCGGCCAGGTCCATCCGGTACTCCTGCGCCGACGGCTCGGCGTGGGTGATGTTGGCGGTGGTCAGCTCCACGGCCGGGGCGAACTGGGAGTTCAGCTGCTCCAACAGGCGGGTGGTGCTCTCACCGACCAGGTCGTAGATGCCGGAAGCCTCCTGCTCGTAGATCAACGAACGGGTGGTCTCGGAGATGGCGTTGTTCAGCTTGTCCTGGAAGCCGTTGACGGCGCCGAGCACGAAGACGAACTCGCGGGCGCTGACGATCCGGAACTGCAGGAACAGGTCGACCGACGCCTGCACACCGGACTTGGTGGGCGCCTGGCGGATCGGCGCGTTGAACGGGTACTCCCGGGTGGTGTTGACGATGTAGGAGACCCGCTTCCACGGGTTCCACAGGGTGACCCGTCCCGGCCCGACCTCGGCCTCGACCTTGCCGAACCGCGAGATCAGCGCGGTGCACCCCTCGGGAACCATCACCATGCCCTGGCGCCACCACATGAACGCGGCGATGAGCAGCACGATGATCCAGTAGTGGACGCCGAAGAGCGCCCCGCCGAGGTTCTCGGTCGGCAGCAGGATCACGTAGCCGACGATCCCGACGATCGCCAGCAGGATCACCGGCAGCAGCGCCCGGAGCTTGCGCCCGCGGGGCATCACCATCGGGGTGATCACGTGCAGGGGACCGTTCGGTCCCATCTCGTAGTGGCTCCTGGAGAGCTTCTCCGAAGCATCGTCCAGCGAGCACGACTCGGCCTGGATCCGGGTGCCTGCCGAACTGCCGTTCTCCCGGGCGGCCGGAAAGTCCTTGGCGGACAGTCCGAAACCGTCACCGCTCATTCCGGCCTGTTGGGCGACGTTTTGGACTGTCTGTCCCACGACTTCGCGGACGTCCGCCCCGCCTGCCACCTGCTTGGCGGCATCGATGAACTGTTGGGCCCTACTCACGCTTGCATCCCCTTCGTCCTTCCGGTCACCGGCGCCTGCGGGGCGCCGGTCGTGCAGAGTCTTTCACAGCACAGACGCGACGCAGTCGGCCTCGGTTCCGCCCAGGGGGCCGCCGGGTGGTGCTGGGGCGGTGGGTCAGGACTCATCCGTTGGCGGCCATGCACCTTGCGTCATGCATTCTGCGTCGCAGGCCACTCAGAGTGCATGACCCAAAGTGCATGGCCTGGGGCTGCCGCGGGGCGCTATCCACAGGCCCCGGATGCGGATGACCTGAGTGGGGCACGCTAGAGGGGACCGAGAGCGAGGGGGTGGTCCGCGGTGGGTAATCGCGAGGGGGATGTCCACGTGGGTTATCGCGAGGGGGCGGTCGACGACGACCGGTATGCCGTGTCAAAGGGTGGCCATACCGTGCCGGAGGGTGGCCCGGGACGGCGGTCGCGGCCGCGGCGCAGCGTCGAGGGTGCCCGGCGCCGAGAGCGCCGCGCACTGTTGGCGAAGGGGCCGGCCGTGGTGCACGGCGGGGTGGCGACCTGGCGCATCCTGCAGGACAGGGGTCTGTCGCGGGCGGAGATCCGGACCGAGATCGAGACGGGGCGCTGGACCCGGCTGGGGCGCCACACGATCGGGGTGACGGTGCGACAGGCGACCGGCCGCGGCGCCTGGTGGCGGGCTGTCTGGGAAGCGGGGCCGCGGGCGGTGCTCGATGGGGTGTCGGCCCTCCAGGCGGCAGGTCTCGAGCACTGGGAGGAACGCACCGTGCACGTCTCGGTGCCGGCCAGGAACAGGGTCCACGACGTTCCCGGGGTGACGGTCCACCGACCCCGAACCACCGACCCGGTGGGTGTCGGTGGCGTGCCGCGGAGCCGACCGGAGGGTGCCGCGGTCCGGGCGGCCCAGTGGGCGGTGTCGGACCGGCAGGCGGCCACGATCCTGGCGATGGCGGTCCAGCAGGGGGTGGTGGCCCCGGAGGCGCTGCTCGGGGCCTGGGCCGGCGTCCGGTCGACCAACCGGCGGACGTTGCTCGACGCCGTCATCCGCGACATCTGTGCCGGTGCCGAGGCCCTGGGCGAACTCGACTTCGCGGCGCTGTGCCGTCGCAGGGGGCTGCCCGAGCCCACGCGCCAGGTGCTGCGGACGGGACCGCGGGGGAGGGTCTATCTCGATGTCTACTGGGCCGAGTTCGGGTTGCACGTGGAGATCGACGGCGCGCAGCACTACCGGGGGTTGGCCCCGGTGGACGACGCCCTCCGGCAGAACGAGGTCGCCCTCGGGGGTGATGTGACCCTGCGGATACCCGTCCTGGGCCTCCGGGTGCGGCCCGATGCGTTTCTCGACCAGGTGGAGCGGGCGATGACACCGCGCGGTGCGTGACGATCACCCTCGTGCCGGATCGCCCCTTCGCGTACGGTTCACAGTGACCGCCCACACCGTCGGGAGCGAGACCGCGCCCGGCGCTCGGGCCCTGAGCCGGCACGCCATCCCGGGCCGCGCCCAACGAGGCCCGGACCGTCCCGAGAAGTCGGAGGACACCATGAGCAACGTCGAGGTCGACCCGGTGGAGATCGCCTGCGGGGAGGACCGCGCCGAGGCGGACGTGGAGTTGATCCCGCCGCGGGAGGTGCCGCTCGGCGGGCCGAGGGCGATGCTTGTGCGCCGCACTCTCCCGTCGCGGGGCCGCACCATGGTGGGCGCCTGGTGCTTCGCCGACCACTACGGCCCGGACCACGTCTCCGAGACCGGGGGGATGGTGGTCCCGCCGCACCCGCACACCGGCCTGCAGACCGTCTCCTGGCTGTTCACCGGGGAGATCGAGCACCGGGACAGCCTGGGCACGGTGGCGCCGGTCCGTCCCGGCGAGCTCAACCTGATGACCTCCGGCCGCGGCATCTCGCACTCGGAGGTCTCCACGGCGGCCACCGACATCCTGCACGGGGTGCAGCTCTGGGTGGCGCTGCCCGAGGAGGCGCGGGGGATGGCCCCGGAGTTCGAGAACTACGTGCCCGAGCCGTATGACGACGGTGCCGTCCGGCTGGCCGTCTTCGTCGGCGGGCTCGGGCTGGCCGACGGCACCCGGCTGACCTCGCCGGTCCGGATGCACACCCCGATTCTCGGTGCCGAGCTGACCCTGTGCCCCGGTGCCGATGTCGCGCTCGCCGTCGACCCGGCATACGAGCACGGCGTCCTCGTCGACGGCGGCCAGGTGGAGGTGCTGGGTGAGGTGGTGCCCCAGGGGACCCTCGGGTATGTCGCCCCGGGTGCCCGGCAGCTGCGCCTGCGGGCCGGTGAGCACGGGGCCCGGGCGGTGCTGCTGGGCGGCACCCCGTTCGGCGAGCAGATCGTCATGTGGTGGAACTTCATCGGGCGCAGCCACGAGGAGGTGGTGGCGTCCCGCGAGCAGTGGCAGGCCGAGATCGGCGGGGCCGAGGCGGTGCAGTTCGGCCGGTTCGACTACGACGGGGACCCGCTCCCGGCGCCGGGGATGCCCGGGGTGCGGCTGCGCCCCCGGGGCTGACGTGGAGACCCTGCGGACCGTGGCGCAGGTCCGGGACCGGGTCCGCCGGGTCCGGGCGGACGGGGGTCGGGTCGGGCTGGTGCCGACCATGGGGGCGCTGCACGAGGGTCACCTGTCCCTGGTGCGGATGGCCCGTCGGGACTGCGATCTCGTGGTGGTCTCGCTCTTCGTCAACCCGGCCCAGTTCGGCGAGGAGTCCGACCTGGCGAGCTATCCCCGCACGGAGGCGCGCGACGCCGAGCTCGCCGCAGGAGCGGGGGCGGACCTGCTCTTCGCCCCGGCGGTGGCGGAGGTCTATCCGGACGGGTTCGCCACCACCGTCCGGGTGACCGGCGTGACCGAGCACTGGGAGGGGGAGCACCGTGGCGCCGCGCACTTCGACGGCGTCGCCACGGTGGTCGCCAAGTTGTTCGCGATGGTGGCGCCGGACCTGGCCTACTTCGGGCAGAAGGACGCCCAGCAGGTGGCGGTCGTGCGCCGGATGGTCACCGACCTGAACCTGCCGGTCGAGATCCGCGTCGGGCCGACCGTGCGGGAGCCGGACGGGCTGGCGATGTCGAGCCGCAACGTGCGCCTCCGGCCGGAGGACCGGGAACGGGCACTGTCCCTCCGGGCGGGTCTGGATGCCGTTCAGGCGACCATCCGCGACGGCGCGGACGGCGCGGACGGCGCGGACGGCGCGGA contains:
- a CDS encoding pirin family protein encodes the protein MSNVEVDPVEIACGEDRAEADVELIPPREVPLGGPRAMLVRRTLPSRGRTMVGAWCFADHYGPDHVSETGGMVVPPHPHTGLQTVSWLFTGEIEHRDSLGTVAPVRPGELNLMTSGRGISHSEVSTAATDILHGVQLWVALPEEARGMAPEFENYVPEPYDDGAVRLAVFVGGLGLADGTRLTSPVRMHTPILGAELTLCPGADVALAVDPAYEHGVLVDGGQVEVLGEVVPQGTLGYVAPGARQLRLRAGEHGARAVLLGGTPFGEQIVMWWNFIGRSHEEVVASREQWQAEIGGAEAVQFGRFDYDGDPLPAPGMPGVRLRPRG
- a CDS encoding MFS transporter encodes the protein MASYRRLFALTGPLYVVVAFLGRLPLAMSQLGTLLLVSGVTGSYGAGGATAGALAIANAIGSPVAGALTDRLGQRPVLLVQAVVGSAGLTALVLLASLYQPGDPWWPLAAVGAVAGAFTPQVGTMARVRWRPISRRRGVERRDVVDAAFSYEGAADEASFVLGPALVGVVAAVLDPGAAILAAAALLAAFGTWFAVHPTAGLVEPARPGEAGRGRLLTPALVVLATVQLSIGMIFGSVQTGTSVLATDAGEPGLTGLFHALLGIGSVAAGLAVVAVPETFRYESRLRVFTTALPVLALPLLAVQGLGGLSAALLVLGVAIAPSMITTFTLAERITPVSRLGAAMTVLAATTGLGYALGSSLAGRLADWGGHHPAFAVTVGAAAAAMALSLLGARTLRRSQGTRDAEEPGEISQPR
- a CDS encoding alpha-hydroxy acid oxidase: MVQRQVPNPAEIFELMKFKKLELNGKKRRLQSALTIEDLRRIAKRRTPAAAFDYTDGAAEGEISLARAVQAFEDVEFHPAILNDVSEVNTSTQVLGGSSALPFGIAPTGFTRLMQTEGEVAGAGAAGAAGIPFTLSTLGTTSIEDVKAANPHGRNWFQLYVMNQREISYGLVERAAKAGYDSLFFTVDTPVAGARLRDTRNGFSIPPQLSLGTIANASVRPWWWYDFLTTPGLEFASLSETGGTVGELLNSAMDPTINFDDLAEIREMWPGKLAIKGVQTVEDAKKLTGLGVDAILLSNHGGRQLDRAPVPFHLLPEVVREVGQDVEVMVDTGIRNGADVVASLALGAKFTLIGRAYLYGLMAGGREGVDRTIEILADQVRRTMKLLQVRTVQELNPSHVTQLVRFNRVGAREGAFRA
- a CDS encoding L-lactate permease, which translates into the protein MYTPDLAPIAGSLLWSSLVAVLPLLTIFIALGALRWKAHWAGLAALAVAALVALFAYGMPVHLVGLSATQGFAFGLFPIMWIVVNAIWLYELTVRSGRFEDLRRVIDVISDDPRVQAIIIAFCFGGLLEALAGFGAPVAITGVMLMAVGFTAMRAASVVLIANTAPVAFGAIAIPIITAGNLTGIDYQHIGAVVGHQTPFLAAFVPLFLVLLVDGKRGVRQLWPLALTVGVVFAVAQFVSANHISVELTDIIASLAGLAAAVLLLQVWKPQGGQDALEKMRVERVDEAADPVDTEVIGGGVATAARTETTLTGSRVFLALFPYLLVIVIFSAAKLWGWLNGLLAGTDVKIPWPGLDGNISTAAGEVSGSTVYNFQWLSSPGTLLLITGVVVAAVYRLSAADALAVYRETLVKMRFAILTVGSVLALAYVMNQSGQTITIGTWIAGTGAAFAFLSPVLGWLGTAVTGSDTSANALFATLQQTAAEQAGIDPALLVAANTSGGVVGKMISPQNLTIAATAVGLVGRESEIFRKVIWWSLGMLLALCILVGLQSTVLSWMIPTQ
- a CDS encoding SPFH domain-containing protein; translated protein: MSRAQQFIDAAKQVAGGADVREVVGQTVQNVAQQAGMSGDGFGLSAKDFPAARENGSSAGTRIQAESCSLDDASEKLSRSHYEMGPNGPLHVITPMVMPRGRKLRALLPVILLAIVGIVGYVILLPTENLGGALFGVHYWIIVLLIAAFMWWRQGMVMVPEGCTALISRFGKVEAEVGPGRVTLWNPWKRVSYIVNTTREYPFNAPIRQAPTKSGVQASVDLFLQFRIVSAREFVFVLGAVNGFQDKLNNAISETTRSLIYEQEASGIYDLVGESTTRLLEQLNSQFAPAVELTTANITHAEPSAQEYRMDLAAPEMVRVAKEAYTYEYELNLRKEQNEGDLNKDLASLNESLSAIQADVARYQAQMDTALERETNRADAMARQRFVEAESTAQANAALLEAQALDIRAMSAALAPEILDYRYQRDVLDKLESLADSLPQIVRVGGDSEGVDFLGIARGLVGGSEDKLFTSEDMEGIRTRKNEIAERIEGRSDEIEHLLEPPEETTVEIVSEGEEAAVPGEDRMEEIRRSVTAPEDGSAPEAAAPQAAAPQETAHQERAPEERAPQTREEVTREPAPGQGAGGQQHQGRPQGHGGPQAPAGHPGQQPPPGMPPVGGPPQGGPNGPNGPQQGGRGQGFAPVGPQQGDPRLGGPGQAAPGQGAPDQGQPPSAGQSRAQQFIERSRQQMRGVTNPEEGNNE
- a CDS encoding SPFH domain-containing protein, translated to MSEQTGAAQAQQMMRGQGMSSIKEALAGWGDVARLLRGGEQGAVVPVVIPKDSRGLRWVTLLWFALWALFSGIMLIASDHGGLGGVAIAVAVVSILLSALWWWRSSIVEIEEGTVGVLTKFGAISGPGLSPGRHYLWHPWARVAYVVDVTTEIPYAAPVLSSPTHENVPLKSIEFFLRFRIIDAIRFVQTIGAGNFDLVLSNSVQDAIRQRSRQVHTERAYDLRGSDVKDMQELLNRQLTRYGVQIMGCNIPDVQLPDQYREHLSTRERVSKELVAYEKEWELARKRRIDTLLMEIERSKKVRDAKIVEVSAALNKARKDVAQMLEERETEAQKVKYEIETRARTNLVAAQGEAKAQEQLATAYRDNRAVLEYELARRRLDVGAQLAESAPRPVIVHTDGQQGDSSALSTLLMAQLLPQIQSESTDRARRALRPGPSEGGQEQVVQQATQVAQQAAKAARGRGRQG
- the panC gene encoding pantoate--beta-alanine ligase; the encoded protein is METLRTVAQVRDRVRRVRADGGRVGLVPTMGALHEGHLSLVRMARRDCDLVVVSLFVNPAQFGEESDLASYPRTEARDAELAAGAGADLLFAPAVAEVYPDGFATTVRVTGVTEHWEGEHRGAAHFDGVATVVAKLFAMVAPDLAYFGQKDAQQVAVVRRMVTDLNLPVEIRVGPTVREPDGLAMSSRNVRLRPEDRERALSLRAGLDAVQATIRDGADGADGADGADGLDSAVRAGVEAMRSRGVEPEYLALVDPETFAPVVDLSGPALAVVAARVGDVRLIDNLPVEASA